The DNA window AGAACCTATCACATTGGAGACAAATTGaacttaggcactgattggctaaggttttttagttgctcacgcatgcgccctgggtcgggatagacgccgacatggggctataaaattttgctactttgtatctgaaattacacctgaggaagcggtctaagtaaccgagaaacgcgtagtgtaactttgtttttaataaatatacattttttactaatcagtacaagtagcacggctatttctagcaactttgtatatctaatattggcagccatacttgcactcatctgaacactgagctgcagggagatctaagtgtgctgtattggagcccatgtgtaagccgaacaagtgaacctgggatcaatgttatcagtgagctggacagctgaaaagtgtccaggaggcttttgtggcacttctcaagtgccttacatcttgtgagtacatttcatttgttgcgctatatcaaatgatcacactgatatacactattgtggcacttttgtttgttttgtcttaaacAGCACAGTATAGACGCAGTTTTGATACatctcagctagctggacggctgctaacagttcagaaggcatttgtggcacttctcaagtactggaaattttgtaagtagtctttatttgggggcaaggcctactgaattcaaaacgatacacaccatttggcgcctcttctctcttttctcttttttgaacagaacctgtgattgccaacacctttctggaatgagattgcGGCCTGGAGACTATaaatacctctgagagtgtggactatcatattacacattgttaaagagatagttttatttattatagcaaactatactatattatatgaaGATACTCCTAACCTAACAAGTTTTAATTCTATttgtaggttgtttttttattattgttctagTTGTATTATTGACAATATTTACAACTGTTTTTATGACAGTTTTTTCAGCACTTTGCACATTAGTACTGGCGGAATACTGCTAGTAATTAAGGGTGcctctaattttatttatataaatttcaTTTTATGTAGATATTACACCCACGTCCTACCGTTGTTTTGTAGAGAAAACGATATAGTGAATCAAAACAATATACCTCAGACTGAATCATTGTTGCACTTTTCCAAAGTAACAAATGTCTATACATTTCATCGTTTGTACCATATGATATAATCGCTAGATGGTGACTGGCATTATATACATATGACTTCTTATCAAGTAGGTAAAGGAAGCTCTATGGCAGCAGTCAAAATGAAATACTCTGTAACGGGCCCTGACATCATTGATACTATTAATACTGCATTTGTTATAGAAAGATCGACTTATTCAATTTCATACTTTATATACAGACATGTTCCACGGACTACAATACCATACGTGCACACATCGCTACCCCCGTGAGCGGCTTTTTCAGATTCTCACGTTTTGATCATCAGTAAAGATCTGCTACGCATTTTTATAACGCTAATTAAACTTATTATGTATTAAGTTCCGAATAGAAATGTAACTAACAAAGGTTTGTGGAACAGGCgggatttttaaattaaatcttAACGGTCAGAGGAGCCAATCAGTAAATAGGAGAGAGAGAACTACAGCCAATCACGGAGCTCTGAGCCTTTACCAGCATTAGCCTGGGAGAGTTTAGTATAAAGcacaagtgtttattttttttaataagttatcACTGTATAGTTATTATGGATTATATTTATTACAAATTGTACATCCCTAGTGATAAACAAGACTGAAACATTTTAATGCTGCTCTTCTAATCTATATCGCCTGATTTGCCGACAAACTGTATGCTATATACTTAACATAAAACATCTGATCACTTATTATGCTGCAACTTTCCATACACAAACTCTCATAATGTTCTTCAATAAGATAAATGCAGAAACTGTACTTAGCCCCGATGCAGATTTTCCCAGGGGTATATGATCAGTCATATGgtgctgatgatattatatttcctAGACAGTCAAAAGTGCCTTTGTAGTTGTCTCTTCTTTTTAAAGGTAACGTTAAATGTATCATCCTCACCGCAGCCTGATATATTGTTGCTCTGCTAATTGATATAACGCTCGGTGCTTAATATAACTAGTAGCTGAGGGGGAACAGATGTGCTCTGTGGGTTTTATGAGAATATGTATGGTTCTATCGCTAAATATCTGCTACTTAAATATCAGACTTGGTATAATTTCTACGTTGATCGATATCAATCTTTATTATTTGAAAGGGCGGTCTTTTTAATATATATCCAAACGGTCGCAATAGCCAATCGTTAGGAAGGTAGgaaaaactgcagccaatcaggGCGCTCTGCACGCTATATATAAAGCCTCTCTGGCTCCCCTAGTACATTATATAGTAACAGACTAGGAGAGTTCAGTAGTCACTATGGCCCGTACCAAGCAGACCGCCCGCAAATCTACTGGAGGGAAGGCTCCCCGCAAGCAGTTGGCCACCAAGGCTGCCAGGAAGAGCGCCCCAGCCACCGGCGGAGTCAAGAAGCCTCATCGCTATCGGCCCGGGACAGTGGCTCTCAGGGAGATCCGACGCTATCAGAAATCCACCGAGCTCCTCATCCGCAAGCTGCCCTTCCAGCGCCTGGTCCGTGAGATCGCCCAGGACTTCAAGACCGATCTGCGCTTCCAGAGCTCTGCGGTCATGGCGCTGCAGGAGGCCAGCGAGGCTTATCTAGTGGGGCTCTTCGAAGACACCAACTTGTGTGCTATCCACGCCAAGAGAGTCACCATCATGCCCAAGGACATCCAGCTGGCCCGCAGGATCCGCGGGGAGAGAGCTTAGACCCACCGCACACCCTAATATTCacccaaaggctcttttaagaGCCACCAAATTGTTTCTTCAACGAGCTGCACTGCTATTTTAAATCTCTCCCACCGAAACCTTTTTTCTACTTCAATGTATATAGTTCACGCAACCTCAATGGTTAGTCAGGAAATTCACTTGCTTTATTTTAGACCGCACATACAATCTTACTATTCTCTCAGCTAAAGACTTCAGCTTTATATTACCTAAGTGCCATTGTTGTTTCACaaaccatacttttttttttattgacaaatcTAGTTTTTAAACTACACTAATCATGATCCCTTCACAATATAGTTCACCACTCATACCTGTCGGTATCTTGCATTGTGATAACTATTGATAACGGCTGAAAAGAGCCAACAGATTTTCACTTTAATCTGCTGCTATCTCTTTATATACTTTctgtatttacatatatttttagatTTACAGGTTGGTACCCCCTGACAtgaggtgtggttttttttttgtatacttacAGCAGCTTCTTTGCTCATGTGCTGCACAATGCAATAGGTGTAACACTGTTGCAAGAGGCACCTCAAACACATGGGCGTAATGATCAAGCTTTTCTGTAATTTGATTATATATTAAACACAAATTTAACCAGTTTACTAGTGTTTTTATAATGTTGCAGATCAGTCGAGTGATAACAAAGAACATTAAATTGAAACCCTTTTCCATCTTCAAGGTGCACTAAGTGATACATTTATAGCATCAGCTCTAGAAGATTCAGACCAAGCGCAGTACATGTGCAAATGTCACTTTAAACGTGTTGGTGACTTAAATGAGTGTCAATAATTTGATATACCTCTTTACACACAGGGTTTATCTATATTAAAGTCTACACTAGGAGATTACATTAGTACATTAAGGAGGAAGAACAAATTAATTGTACCCTCATTTTAACAAGTTGTTATTTGTTATACAGCATAATAAACTGAATGGAAACAATGTAACTTTTATTCCTAGGTTATACATTGTATTTGTGAATCATTTCCATAATGAACTAAATGTTACACATAGGACGTTCTCTGTATTCAAACCCTGAGCCAATGCCTCGGTGTCAGCTGAGACTGGGATTTAACAAGACATACACTGGTCATTCTGCACAATGTGCCAATAAACGGAGCACTTCCCTATTTCATAATCAGATACTCACAGCTGCAGCTCCAGTCGGTATCAGCAAAGCAATTATGTATTCTACAGTGGAGCTAAACTATTGCCCCTTATAAACTGAACTGCGTTTTACTAGTATTATTAATCTTATTATCACTGAGATTTCTGCTCTACAATTACAGACCGTGATGTGAAAATTACTGTTTTAACCAACATACATTAGCGCAGACATTCACTGTACAGGATAAGGCAACACTTATGTACTATAGACAAGTATTTTAAAGTAATTAGTTAATTAACTACATGTATTTACAATCCATTTACTGTAGGTTTATTACTCATTTTAACTTATTCTTTAGTGCTCTGCAGAACAGATTGATGTGAATCATCAgctacataataaaaaacaaacgaAGTTAAACGTGAACAATGTCACAGCTCTGTTAGGAAAGTGTTGGTGGCTCTTAGAAGAGCCTTTGGTTGTGAGGACTGAGCAGGAAGCGATCACTTTTTAGCAGCCGCCTTCTTGGCTTTGGGTTTAGCGGCCTTTTTAGCTGGGCTCTTGGCAGCTTTCTTAGCCGGGCTCTTTGCTACCTTCTTGGGCTTGGCGGCTTTAGGCTTCTTCGGGCTTTTTGCAGGGGCAACCTTGGCGCCTGTGGGTTTCTTGGCCTTTTTGGGACTTTTCTTTGCAGCAGATGGAGCCTTTTTGGGCTTCTTGGGGGACTTGGCCGCTTTGCTCTTTGGCTTTGCTGCTTTATTGGATTTGGCCTTTGCTGCAGGCAGCGCCTTTTTCTTGTCCGCTTTCTCCTGGCTCTGCAGCTGCTTCTTGTTCACCTTGAACGAGCCGGAGGCCCCGCTGCCTTTCAGCTGGACAAGACGCTCCTTACTCACCAAGGCTTTGAGAGCCAGCTTGAGGCGGCTGTTGTTCTTCTCCACATCGTAGCCTTCCGCAGCCAGAGCCTTCTTGAGAGCTGCCAGGGAGACCCCACTGCGCTCTTTAGAAGCAGACACCGCTTTAAAAATCAGATCGGACACGCTGGGACCGGACTTTGCAGGACGGCTTTTCTTGGCTCCACCTGATACAGCTGCCTTCTTTttcggctgcttcttggcaggagcgGCGCTTTCAGCGGGAGGTGCAATTGGTGCGGTCTCTGCCATTTTGTCTCTAGTCACACGAATATACTAATTGCGCTCTTTCTTGTGTTTAAATAGAAGCCACGTGGCGATGTGATTGGCTATACTATTTACAGATGTGTTCTCTGATTGGTTACTTGCATGTAGGCGCAATGTCTCCTAGTTTACAAAATGGCACAGATTTTGTGTTTCCACAGCTTCacttaatctagattttattagacTATATGTGTcatatctgtgtctctctcacacaagcAGAAACTGTGCACCTTATGTTACAGACTAATGCCTGCACAGTGCAAACAGAACGGTATTATCTGCCGCAGGGTGTGCTGAAATGCCAGGAGCCCCAGACTTGTCTTATTATGAACAGCCTTGTTATCTGTATATCTCAAATAATAACCTGAATTTCACATTATACAACACAATGCATTCTACTAAATCATGTTATTTCAAGAAAAGTGACATTGTATCAATAAACGCACAATCAGTAGATGCTATAAATGAAACAAATAGCACATTTGAAATTACAACAGCTGGGTGTTACTCTACTGGAGAGAGTGAATTCTGGAGAAATTAGGAGTTAGTACATTGTCTAATTATTTAATTGCAATTGTCATTTGCAAATATACGAGAAATACATGTATCTTCTATTTTACCCTCCATATTATTGGAGATAACTTGCCTTGTGATTAGCTAAACAATAGCCCCTGaagttggtttctaaaatcaacctGCATTAATTATAGAATCAACAattcaataaaatgtttaaaaattaaaaaaaaaatattatagaataATCAGAAGGTCAAAAACATATTGTGTATAGGAGATAAAGCTGCAGATGGGACATTGGCCTGGAAGTCAGTAGGTCACATAAGGGCTCTGGATATAAGAGCAGCTGCAATACTAGGCCTGGAGTTAGTAGTTCACAAATCGGTAGAGGTAAACCTTGAATAATGAACCCAAAGTGAGCTGGCACACAACAATTAGAGTTAGCAGGTCAGTGATTGACACTACAATTAGGTGCACCTGGTAACTAAGCCTGGAGTTGGCAGGTTATAAAGGGGCACTTTGTATAGGTGTAGCGGACCCACTGGTTCTGGAGTCCGTAGATCACGTTAGTGCTGGCTAGACATGCATCTTATACACTATGCCTGGAATCAGCAGCTCACAAATGGTAATTGTCACAGATacaaggctgccaaggctacccccctaCTTACCTGGCTCACTCCTTTTAAAACCATTGTTGGCCTTTTCATGGCTTACACAATCTTCCAGACTCTTGCTATTGCTTTTTTATGTGGTTTGTACATCCTCAAGGAAGAGCTGATATTtgaccgcctaacccctctccggctggccgggcttctggatCTGCCGGTCAGCCGCATCACCCCGGACACCTGATAATCTATACCCCATGTCACTCTAGCAGtgctttgccccagagctctgctcttttggggattggtaccccctagggagggcaagagttTGGGTGATTGTCCggagggagctcctttgggaacttggGTTTTCTAACCCCCCTACAACTCCTACTTCCCCTGACTTTCCCAGTGTACGTTTGATCACCAGCAGCTCTGGGCCCCTGCAACGggtcatgttgctttttggactgtgacatgtGGGGACCGAGCGCTTTACAACGACTCCCTGGAAGTAGTGCCGCTCTCCCGGGATCACCCCAGAATAAACACCTCTGTACCACTGAGACTCTATGGGgctatggacactatggggggtGCTAGCCTGTCtgaaggggcgggaatggtgggaaatctgggggtcagataagacccttatcaagatgagctgggtgtatataagtatgtgtgtttcacaataaagaatgtgcttgttccacctgaatactggttctgtctggttatttgggtgggctctggctatataACTTCTCTCGGAAGCACCctcttggcagagctacccagtcggggtagccagtgtCCGTCACAGTAACTGGGTGCATATGCAACTGGTAAACTGGGCTACGAGTAAATAGGTCATAAAGGAGCTCTGTCCATAGGTGCAGCTGGCCCTCTTGGCCAGTAGTCAGCAGGTTACAAAGGGGCACAGGGTATGGTTGAAAGTGGGTGTGACAGACTCCGGCTTCCCCGACTGCTTAGCTTTGCCAAAGGGGTCCTTCTTGTatctggaacttgtagctatagagccgAGAAAGTGTTTATAACAAGAGCCCACCCTAAAAAGCAGACGAGTACAGTAAaaggtgaaacacaaacagactttattgggaaaatcacacagcttatatacatacacattctcatcttaataaaagcattatctgatcccgccattcctgcccctccagaaaCACTGGCGCCTCTataggagccatagtcacataTAGACCCCCACAGTATCTAGGTCGTGTTTTTTTGGGTGGTCCAGGGGGAGCAGCAGctcttccaggg is part of the Bombina bombina isolate aBomBom1 unplaced genomic scaffold, aBomBom1.pri scaffold_2644, whole genome shotgun sequence genome and encodes:
- the LOC128644249 gene encoding histone H1C-like; translated protein: MAETAPIAPPAESAAPAKKQPKKKAAVSGGAKKSRPAKSGPSVSDLIFKAVSASKERSGVSLAALKKALAAEGYDVEKNNSRLKLALKALVSKERLVQLKGSGASGSFKVNKKQLQSQEKADKKKALPAAKAKSNKAAKPKSKAAKSPKKPKKAPSAAKKSPKKAKKPTGAKVAPAKSPKKPKAAKPKKVAKSPAKKAAKSPAKKAAKPKAKKAAAKK
- the LOC128644250 gene encoding histone H3 codes for the protein MARTKQTARKSTGGKAPRKQLATKAARKSAPATGGVKKPHRYRPGTVALREIRRYQKSTELLIRKLPFQRLVREIAQDFKTDLRFQSSAVMALQEASEAYLVGLFEDTNLCAIHAKRVTIMPKDIQLARRIRGERA